DNA from Archaeoglobus veneficus SNP6:
TAGATGCAGATCCAGATGCAAATCTCGGTGAGGCGCTTGGAGTTGAGAGCTACAAAACACTTGGCGAAATCAGGGAGATATTCCAGCACAGCAGGGATGACATGATTTCGATAAACAAGGAGAGCTGGCTCGAGGGAAAAATCTATGGCGAAGTAATATACGAAGCGGAAGACTTTGACCTTCTGGTTATGGGAAGGCCAGAAGGAGAGGGTTGCTACTGCTTCGCCAACAACCTGCTGAGAGCCGTGCTGAGGAAGCTGATGAGACACTACGATGTGATCATCGTTGACTGCGAGGCGGGGCTTGAGCACATAAGCCGAAGGACTATAGATGGGGCGGACATTATATTGATTGTAACCGATGCATCGAGGAAAGGTCTCATGACTGCGAAAAGAATCAGGGAGCTTGCAGAAGAGCTGAACCTCAGGGCGAGGATATATCTTATTGCCAACAGGGTTGAAGGTAGCGCGGTGCAAGCAATCGAGGAATTTGCGAAAATTGAGGGATTCAGCCTCCTTGACATCATCCCCCCTGACGAAGAAGTTACGAAGGCCGATATTGCTGGCGTTCCCGTACCGCTCAGTAGTGAAGTTGCTAAAAAGGTTGAAAAGCTTGCAGAGGTGTTAGTCTGTGAAGCTAACTCTTGAGGAATTTTTCAAACTCCTTAGCAAGTACGAGGTCGAAGAAATCGAGGGGCTCAGGCTTGAAGGAGATATAGAAATTGAGATAGAGGAAGGGGCGGGCTTCGCCCATGTGGTCAACGAGATAAACCTCGCGATGCAACACCTGATGAACGCCCTCTCCATGCTTGGCGCTCCGGTGTCTTTGCCCGGAGTCGAAGTGCCTGCTGCTCCCGCAAAAGAGCATAAAATGCTTTTAGAGAGGCGATTCGAGCCCTTTCGTGTAGAGTATCCCGGACAGATACAGGAAGTCCAGCTTGGAGCTACGAGGAGTGAGGGGGGCAGCAGGGAGAGGGTAATTAAGCTCGGCGGGGAGAAAAGCCTGCCGTTCTATCTCTTCGATGCCTCTCAGCCGAACCTTCCGGCCATATCCATCGACGTTTTCGACAAGCCCGTTCCGCTTCCCAAGGCTGTGAGGGAGCACTACGAAGACGTGATGAGTGATCCGGCGGAATGGGCGAAGAAGGTCGTCAACAAGTTTGGAGCGGATGCCGTTACGATCCATCTCATCAGTACTGATCCTCTCCTCGATGACACACCGCCAGGCGAGGCTGTGAAGGTCGTCGAAGACGTACTTCAGGCTGTTAAGGTACCAATTATAGTTGGAGGAAGTGGTAACAAGGAGAAGGACCCAATCGTACTTGAAAAAGTTGCGGAGGTTGCTGAAGGAGAGCGCGTGATGCTGGCGAGCGCAACTCTTGACATGGACTGGGAGAGGATTGGAAACGCTGCCAAAGAATATGGCCACGTTGTCCTTTCGTGGACTCAGATGGACATGAACAGTCAGAAGACCCTGAACCGCTACCTGCTCAAACGCCTCGGGCTGCCGAGGGATAGCCTTGTCATGGATCCCACCACTGCAGCCCTCGGCTACGGTTTGGATTACGCGTACACGAACATGGAGAGGATAAGGCTCTCTGGCCTGAAGGGAGATGAAGACCTCGCGTTCCCAATATCGAGCGGTACAACAAATGCCTGGGGAGCGAGAGAGGCGTGGATGAAGGACTCGCCTATCGAAGGTGACACGCCATGGGGGCCGAGGGAGCTTAGAGGCCCGCTATGGGAGATTGTTACGGGTTTAACTCTCTCGCTTGCGGGTGTTGACATCTTCATGATGATGCATCCTGCATCCGTTGCCGTCCTGAAAGAACTCATTTCAACGCTCGGAGGAAGAAAGGGCGAAACGAAGGTGGGGGACTGGGTTGGTGTTGAGCTATGAAGGTTAAGAGCCCGCTTGAGATTTACAAGCTCCTTCCAAAGACCAACTGCAAAGAGTGTGGTTACGACACGTGCATGAGCTTTGCAGCCCATATTATCGACAGAAGTGCCAAGGTTGAGGATTGCAAACCCCTTGTGGAGGCTGCAAAGCAGGACGAAAAAGCGAGACAGGATCTCGAAAAGCTCATAGAGCTGACTTCTCCCGAAATTGACGAGATTGTAATCGGGAAAGACCTGAAAATCGGTGGTAAGGAAGTCCTGCACAGGCACGAACTCACGTTCTTCAATCCCACAGCCCTCTTCTTCGACGTTTGGGATACAATGGACGACAAAGAAATCGATGAGCGGTGCAGCAGGGTCGTTGAGTACAGGAAGTTCTACGTCGGAAAGTTCCTCACCCTCGACGGCATAGCTGTGAGATGTACATCCAACAATCCCGAGCGGTTTGCTGAGGTCGCCAAGAAAGTTGCCGGTTACGGAAAGCCCGTGGTTCTTGTCAGCTTCGATGCAAACTGCATGCGTGCAGCTCTCGAAGCCATTGCAGAACACAATCCTCTCGTCTATGCAGCAACTCCCGAAAACTGGGAGGATTTCCTCGAGCTTGCCATGGAATTCAACGTTCCGGTTGTTGTGAGGAGTTCAGATCTCGACATGCTGAAGAGCCTTGCAGCTACCTTTAAGGCCGAAGGCGTCAAGGTGGTTATGGACCCCGTAACGGAGCCGGCTGGGGAGGGGCTCAGGAAAACTTTTGAAAGGGTCGTTCAACTGAGGAGAACGGCAATTCTCGGCGATGACAAGGAGGTAGCGTGCCCCATCATGATTACACCCATCGCCGCGTGGATGGTTGAGGGCGATGCAGTGAGCAAAGCGTACTGGGAGACTGTAATAGCCTCTCTGTTCATCGTGAAGTACGGAGATGCGATGATTCTCCACAGCCTTGAGCCGTACACGGTGATGCCCCTGATAACCCTAAGGGCGAACATCTACACTGACCCGCGCACACCTGTGCAGGTTGAACCGGGACTGAGAGAGATAAACAACCCGACGCAAGACTCGCCGGTCTTCATAACGACGAACTTCGCCCTGACTTACTACACCGTCGAAAGCGATCTGCAGAGTGCAGGCATATCGGGCTGGCTGCTCGTCCTCGACACCGGTGGACTGGGCGTTGAGGTGAGCGTTGCCGGCGGGCAGTTCACTGCGGGGAAGGTTAAGGAGCTGATGGAGAAGACAGGCGTTGCGGAAAAAGTAAACCACCGCTACCTCGTAATCCCCGGCTTAGCGGCGAGGCTTCAGGGTGCTATAGAGGATGAAACGGGCTGGAAAGTTCTCGTAGGCCCGACAGATTCCGGTAGAATAAAAGGCTGGCTCGAGCAGCACTGGCCTCCTAAGAAGTGATTTTTACTTTTTGAATCTTTCTTTGGCTGCGAAGGTCTTTTGTGGAACTTTGAGCAAAATACAAGGGATTAGTAGAATAGGGCAGAAAGTTTATTTTGGAAGTAAACGCTCCTATATAGTGATAGTCCTATGATGACTTTAGGAGAGATTAAAAAATACTCGTAGAACACAAAGACGAGTTGAGAAAGAGGTTCGGCGTAAAGGAGATTGGTATTTTTGGTTCATATGTTAGGGGGAGCAGAAAGAAACGAGTGACGTGTATGTTCTTGTTGAATTTGAAGAAGTTCCTACCCTACTCGATTTTGTTGAATTGAAATATTACCTCACGGATATACTGGGTGTCAATGTCGATCTGGTTATGAAGAAGACTCTGAAACCGAGAATAGGCAGGCGCATTTTGGAAGAGGTAGTGCTAATATGAGGCAAAGAGCTGCAAAAGATTATGTAGAAGACGTTGTCAATGAAATCAGAGAAATTTGTGGAAAATGTCCGTAGTTTTGAAGAATTTAAAGAAAATAAAATGGTCGTTTACGATGTATCAGAGCTTTAGAAGTCATTGGAGAGGCAGTAAAGCATACGTTACACTGGATGTAGAGTATATATTAATTCTTCAGAAAAGGAGAACCGAGAAAGTTTAAACCAAAAGATCCGTTAAGATACGCAAGCAAGTACACTAAAGAAGAAAGAGATAAGTTGTTCAGCCAAATTTGGGACGATATAAAAAGGGAGAGACAAACACATCCAAAAATAGCAAGGAGGACTGCCGCATATCCTGAAGAAATACTGCGAAGGCTAATCAGAATGTTTTCGGTAATGGAGACACGGTTTTAGATCCTTTTCTTTGAACTGGCACAAGAACGAAGGTAGCAATCGAACTGGAGAGAAACTCGATAGGCTATGAAATTGATGAGAGCTTAGAGCCAACAAACAAAGAAAAAAATCGGAGTAAATCAGAGAAGGTTAGAAACTGACTTTAGAGTGGATCTATTTATCGTAGCAGGCGGGAGTAGTCTATTACGATTTTTTTCTTATCCTTTACCTTTTTGTATACAATCAAGTGCCCTTTAAGCTCTTCTGTCAGGTGTTGTTCTTGATCTAAGTACGTTTTTGGTTTGATGGAGACGGGAACTTCTTTATTGTCGATGATCAGTACTCCGTCGATACCTTTTGATTCTTCGTCAGGCGTGGCAAGTCTGTAAGTTGAATTAAGTTCTTCTGCGACCTTTTTTAAGATGGCTTCCTGCAGCACGAGACCTTCATACGTTTTGATGAGAACCAAGTCTTCAACCCACCTTCTCACGATTTCTTCATCTAATTCATCCAATACTTTTTTGAAATTTTCAAGCATGTTATGGACTTTATTTGTTGCAAGTTTAATGGTATTTGGATATTTTCTAGTGTACCAGTCTTTCCACTCTTCGTACGTCCAGCCACCATCTTTTTTGAATTCTTTAATTAATTCAGTCATTTGGCCTACAGTTTTTGGTCTTGTTCCGTGTGAAAATCGATTTGCGAGGTTAATCAACAGTGATGCATATTTCGGGAGTTTAGGCTCTTGAGGCAAATCAAGAAGAGTTCTTACTTCTTCGTAGGATATTTCAATTCTCCCTTTTTCCTTTGCCTCTTTTGTTTTAGTCACACAATCACCAGATGCGAGAATGTTTGAGAGTATTTAAAGTTTTTAATTTTGTATGGTCTTGGATTCTTTCTCATTATTTCTCTCTAAAAAACTGCTTCAACTACTCAATTCCGAGCATCATCAGCTTTCGTCATCCTTTAACACTTCACCGCTGACACCCAGCTCTTCCTGTTTTGCCTCGAGAGAATGCTCAGAGAGCTTAGCGAGGAAGAATAGAATAAAAACAAAAGTCAGACACGGGCAATCTGCCTGAGTTTGCCTATGAGCTTCTCCTTTCCGTCGCCCACAAGAGCGTGTTCGAGCACCTCATCTATCCTCGAAACAGGTATGATCTCTATCTTA
Protein-coding regions in this window:
- the cdhD gene encoding CO dehydrogenase/acetyl-CoA synthase subunit delta, with translation MKLTLEEFFKLLSKYEVEEIEGLRLEGDIEIEIEEGAGFAHVVNEINLAMQHLMNALSMLGAPVSLPGVEVPAAPAKEHKMLLERRFEPFRVEYPGQIQEVQLGATRSEGGSRERVIKLGGEKSLPFYLFDASQPNLPAISIDVFDKPVPLPKAVREHYEDVMSDPAEWAKKVVNKFGADAVTIHLISTDPLLDDTPPGEAVKVVEDVLQAVKVPIIVGGSGNKEKDPIVLEKVAEVAEGERVMLASATLDMDWERIGNAAKEYGHVVLSWTQMDMNSQKTLNRYLLKRLGLPRDSLVMDPTTAALGYGLDYAYTNMERIRLSGLKGDEDLAFPISSGTTNAWGAREAWMKDSPIEGDTPWGPRELRGPLWEIVTGLTLSLAGVDIFMMMHPASVAVLKELISTLGGRKGETKVGDWVGVEL
- the acsC gene encoding acetyl-CoA decarbonylase/synthase complex subunit gamma, yielding MKVKSPLEIYKLLPKTNCKECGYDTCMSFAAHIIDRSAKVEDCKPLVEAAKQDEKARQDLEKLIELTSPEIDEIVIGKDLKIGGKEVLHRHELTFFNPTALFFDVWDTMDDKEIDERCSRVVEYRKFYVGKFLTLDGIAVRCTSNNPERFAEVAKKVAGYGKPVVLVSFDANCMRAALEAIAEHNPLVYAATPENWEDFLELAMEFNVPVVVRSSDLDMLKSLAATFKAEGVKVVMDPVTEPAGEGLRKTFERVVQLRRTAILGDDKEVACPIMITPIAAWMVEGDAVSKAYWETVIASLFIVKYGDAMILHSLEPYTVMPLITLRANIYTDPRTPVQVEPGLREINNPTQDSPVFITTNFALTYYTVESDLQSAGISGWLLVLDTGGLGVEVSVAGGQFTAGKVKELMEKTGVAEKVNHRYLVIPGLAARLQGAIEDETGWKVLVGPTDSGRIKGWLEQHWPPKK
- a CDS encoding MjaI family restriction endonuclease, whose protein sequence is MTKTKEAKEKGRIEISYEEVRTLLDLPQEPKLPKYASLLINLANRFSHGTRPKTVGQMTELIKEFKKDGGWTYEEWKDWYTRKYPNTIKLATNKVHNMLENFKKVLDELDEEIVRRWVEDLVLIKTYEGLVLQEAILKKVAEELNSTYRLATPDEESKGIDGVLIIDNKEVPVSIKPKTYLDQEQHLTEELKGHLIVYKKVKDKKKIVIDYSRLLR
- a CDS encoding ATP-binding protein, which translates into the protein MVIAVTGKGGTGKTLIAGLLVRLLAKKYRVLAVDADPDANLGEALGVESYKTLGEIREIFQHSRDDMISINKESWLEGKIYGEVIYEAEDFDLLVMGRPEGEGCYCFANNLLRAVLRKLMRHYDVIIVDCEAGLEHISRRTIDGADIILIVTDASRKGLMTAKRIRELAEELNLRARIYLIANRVEGSAVQAIEEFAKIEGFSLLDIIPPDEEVTKADIAGVPVPLSSEVAKKVEKLAEVLVCEANS